TACATTCCTGAGTCCCAAATGATGTGATTCCATCCGCTTCGGGGGAATCGATTTTTCTGACCACGAGCAAACCAACGTGCGTGATGAATTGGTCCTGAACGTCGCTTAGGGGAGAATCTCGCTGATTGTGGCGAGGTGTTTATGAGATTGTCCCTTGGACTTCAGGAAAAACTACCCATCCTCTGCCATCAGTATAAAAGAAAAACTTCTAGGGTTCGGCACCTATCCCATCAATCCACCACACTAACCATATTAGACGCGCCGCCACTAGGGTGAGAGAGCACATCTCCCTACCCATTGTGCCGGCTCCTTTGGCAACTCATGCCTGCCGGCCAACATTCTCCTCCATCGACGCGCTTCAACACCCTGAGAGCCATCCACATCCGGGCCCCTTACCTAAGGAGCAACAAAGCCAGCCACCTAATGTGTTCCTCCGTCCTCTCTTGGACAGCCAACCGATGATCCGAAGATGGCACACGGCATCCGCCTCACAGAGGTGGCACACGGCATCCGCCTCACAGAGGATGTCACCGGCAGTGGGTAGCTTCAGATCCACCGCCACCTACTCACGTCACACGGCTTCCTCCGGTAGGGTAACTCAATTTTTCTCCTATTTTTATTGTATAATATTGATTTTACTATTTTGGAGAGGGATAAGTAATATGCTTTGATGAAAAATTATATCTTTATTGAATATCCATCTTGTAATGTCAAAAAAATAGTGTAGTTATTGCTACGCTTATTCAGAAACCAACAAGTTATCCACTTTAGATTGCTGACAAATGATGTATCTTGTACACATTTAAAGACACCGAGGAAACTTCTAGCATAATCTTATCTCTCAGGAACATTGAATTAGCTAGCTTGCAAATTTATTTTAGAGGCATAATCACTTCTAGCATGGAATCCTGAGCTGTAGCTTTGTCAAACTTGCCCCTAGATTCCTATGGTTTTAAAACAGTGTAACAAAGTACTCCCTTTGTTGATGTGTTCTGTTTCTTCTATAGAACGGAAGAAGAATAACACATCAAATCCAGTATAAAAAAAACACAACAAATCATTTCTTTTCACTTTATCTTGTGTTAACTAAGTTTCTGAATATACTCGTTCCATTACAACTATTAAGTTTATTATGTGATTTTGTGCATCATTTCTACGTAGGTACAGAGCACAACAAATCACCTCAAACTTCTCATTTGAAGTCCACTGGAAAATGGAGGACAGCAGATCATCCCAATCTTTTTGGGAGCTTATAGTCTAGCTACTACTCGTCACAATTGCCTTTCAAAACTCTTATGACTCTTCGAAGTGGCTACTTGTGGAACTCAAGTGATAGTGAGACTCGTTGAGTGCACCGCACACACCGCGCCAGCAACATGCTTCACAATGTGACATTGATGCGGTTGTGTCCAACAAGATTGATTAAATAATTGTCAAAGGTTGTGAGTACCTTTCTTAGCTATTAATCTCAGTTCAATTATGTAAAGTTTGTAATTTCCTTATATGTTGTGTTATGTGTTATGgttttttttaaattataattttttttaatgtgaGATTTTGAACCTAATATGAGAAATATTTAAATTCTAACTTACCACACAATAGCGGGCCTTTCACTCGAAACATAACGACACAATCTTAATTTAACACTAAACTGTCTCTCATGAGGATACTTTTAGCCTAATGCAGTGGCTTCAACTCCCTTAAAATCGTCTGACAAGGTTGAACCTTGACGAGCATATCCTATCCTATATTGTTCTTGTTGGGGGGTTTAACCCGTTTTACCGTTCATTGTTGACGTGGATGTGCCACGTAGGCATTAGGATTGGTACTAGGAGCTTAATTGAAGTGTAAATAGCATTTCACCGTCACCTACTCACCTACACACAGCGTACGCCGCACGCGCCGCAGTCAAAAGTGAAGCCACGAGTCCTGCATGCCACGCCGCGTCAGAGCGGCGACAGCAAGTGGCGCGCGTGTCGCCGGAGGAGCTCGCGGCGGCGCCACGTAGAGCCTCCGGTGTTATCCCCTCCGGTTTCACTCTCCACCGCTCCCTCCATCACCCCTAGCGCAAAGCCCCAGCCTCCCAGCagctctctcctcgctctcgcTCCAACCGGCTGGCAACTCGCAACCGCAACCTgcgacgacagcggcggcgatggcgcagagaggcagcggcggcgggggaggctcGGCCGGAACCAACCACAACAGGCAAccggcgacagcggcggcgatggcgatggcgcagagaggcggcggcggctcggccggAACCAACCACAACCGGCAACTGGCGacggcgagagcggcggcggcgatggcgctgagaggaggcggcggccgcggcttgGCCGGAATCAACCGCAACCGGcaaccggcggcagcggcggcaatgGCGCAGAGAGGTGTCGGTGTCGGCGTCGGCTCGATCGGAATCAACGACCACAACCGCCGCCAGCAGCTGCTGGCATCCTACTACCGTGACTTgtccctggcgccgccgcccccggcggcggtggttggTGACAACGCGGGCTCGTTGTCGGACATCGAGGACCCGCCGCTCGATCTCCCGGCCGTGAACCCGGTGCGcgttgctgctgctcctccactCACGgacgcgcccggcgccggcctcgGCATCCGGTGGTTCGACGTCGAGacgcgccatggccgccgccgccacgcggaGCCGtccgaggaggacgacgaggggtccagccgccgccgccgccagagacAGGTTCGATCTCATACTATTTATATCTCAACACTGCTACGATCTGCTCGTGGAGGATCATCATCTCGGAGATTAACATTAACCAACCATGCATTCTTCGTTTCCTTTCCCGTAGACTGAAGACGAAGCCAGCAGCGAGGCAGGAGCTGCTTCCCCGGAACAGATCTACGAGGCGCTCAAGGAGATACCCGACCTGGGCCGTGCTGATCTGCTGAGAGCCTACAGCAAGCTCATCCACGATGCTCGCCAGTTCAGGTGCCTCATGGCGTTGCCCAGCGACATGAGGAAGGACTGGCTGCTCATGGAGATCGGCAACCAGTGAAGAAGCAAGGCTTGCTATGCTTGCCATGTCTGGTCTGCAGGGCAAGTATATGACAGCATGCCGGAACAAATATCGTCAGCCGAATGCTATGTGTTTAATTAACTAGTAAGTTGTAGATTATGGTAGTTTAGTTTCCTTTCCACCAGCTGTGGTACTAGGGCTTGGCTTTTGTTGGACCATGTATCGAATAGCAATTTCTTTTGGTTTAGCCCTAGGTAAGCTATTGTGAACTCCCTGCTTGGATTCTCAAAATGTAGTGAATGTTTGGCTGTTTGCTTGTGAGAAAATGAAAGCTAGTGGCATGTTGCTAAATTTGCTTTGTGTGGTTTGGGAGTTCTTTGGTGCCCACACCTTGTTTAACTCGAGATGTAGCGACCTATAATCTAACGGTAAACCCGGATGCTTTTGAGCCTAATGCTTCGCGGCTTAAACCTTGACAAGCTCGAACCTTGACGAGTCGCCGGAGGCAAAGCCAAGTCGTCTCGCGGGTCGTGCCACGCAGCGTCCCAGCGTGGTGACACCGCGCGGCGCGCCTGgcggacgtgtcgccgccggagggggccgccgcggcggcaggtGTTGGTGTGTtacgtggcggcggccgcgcgatCCGCGGCACCGCCAGCCAGCACCCCGGCTTCATTAATTAGCTGGCTACCTCCGCGGGCTTCGCTCTCGCGGAACGCCCCCACCAGCAAGCACCTCGCTCCCAATCGGCTCGGCAGCCGGCGGAGATGAAGCGAACACTGGCTGATGGCGAAGGCGAACGCGACCGGCAGGGGTGCTCCTGCAGCAGCTGCGACGAGCAATataatggcggcggcggcagcaaggaCGGCGGAGGAGCTGCTCTCCCGGAAGAGATCTACGAGGCGCTCAAGGAGATACGGCCCAGCCTGCCCGCGCTACCCTGCTGACAGCCTACAGCTTGTTCATCCGCGATGACCGCCAGTCCAGGTCCCTCATGGCGCTGCCCGAGGACATGCGGAAGGACTGGCTGCTCATGGAGATCGAGAACCAGCTGTGAACTCAACTATCACTATCAGGCTGGCTTGCCTTGCCCCAGTTTGCTTGTAGTTAGTATTAGGGGAGTCCGGAGTCGGTTTTAGCTTATGGTCGTTGAATTTCCTTTCCCGGTTGTAGTATTATTAGGGCCTCAGACTTCTGTTGGACCATGTAATACAATGTAAATCGATCACCATTCACTTGTAGATCTCCATGCCGATTCCCCTGAAATATATACTTGAACCTGGATTTGCAAATTGAATGGCATCGTTCTGGTGTTGTGAAGATCATCAGTAGAGGCATTTAAGAAGGAATATTGACAAAATGAAAGTCTGTGACAAGCTGATGATGTAAATGTGTGTGATTGTAAGATGTCTAAAAGTAAAAACTGAGAAAGGAAATACAGCATTTTAATCTGGACTTACAAATAAATAACCAAATGTTGGTATGCCACTCAAATTTGGAGCAGTTCCTAAGACTCCTGCTAACATGGCCAGAGGAGATCTATCCACGCTTCTTGATTTCAGTTTAAACATAATGCTGGCTGAGTGCTGCTTGTCCTTAAAATGAAGATAATAAAGTCAATTGTTGTTTTAGTTGTCAGTGAGAATGAAGAGACGCCCAAAGTCTCCAGTTTTCCTGATGCGTATATGACCATGATGCTAATGCAATGCAGCACCATCTGTGACCCGTACCTGACTGAGCATCTTCCGGGGAATCTAATCATCCCGCATGCTCTGTAACCATCGAACCACAAACCTCTGGCAATGCGGCATGCAGAATTATTTTGGCAGATCACGTCACTTCAAACGTTTTTGTTTTGGGTGTTGTAATGTAACTCCTTCCAGGGCTGTGCTTTCTGCATGTATGCCGAAGGAACCTGCTCGCCTGTTCGTATTACAGCTTCAGTCTTTCAGACACCCAACGCAAACGAATGCAAATTTTCAGCCACAACACCTGAAATCAAACTTTCAGCTATTTCTGGACAACAAATTCAGGATCACAATCAGCAACTAATGAACTTGACCGCGACATGACGCAAAGGGTCCAAATTTTCCACAGGCCACGGCGCGCAACAAACATCTTCACTAGCTTGTGGAAGAACAAAGAGATCAATAAAATGTTCCCCGTCCAAAAAAGAATTACAATCAGCAAAGCTGTGACACCGTAAACTCTGTTCCTCCCACCATCCTAATTACTTTTCTTGTGACTAGCAACAACCCATGCTTGGTCAGGTTCCTTCTCTGGAGCGCCTCATGCTCTCGTCGATCAACTTAAATGTCTTCTTCACAAGTTTCTGATCCAGGGCGGTTGTTCTGTAAATCTTGAACACTCGGTCTACGCGGTCTGGCTTGCTGCTCTGGAAGTAGAGCTCCTCaaacttctttttcacaaacctGTAAATGAAACCCTCTAGGCCATAAGCAGCAGTTTTGCACATGCAGGTGTAGGATAGCAAAGTGGAAAAAGTTGTTTTTTGGCATGTATGTGCACGTATACATCTTTGTCTGACATTGATAGAGTGATAGGGAGGCAGGAGCGCACTCACTCGTAGGCATGTTCAACCTCCTGTTTGCCAGGCGCAGTAGGCTGGTAGTCTTTAAACCACTCACACACACTCAAAGGAACCTATATAAGGACGACAAGTCAGACAATTGTTGGTACACCAGAGAACTTAGTGTTACTCAGCTCTTGGTAGGTGTCAAAAGATGACCCTTACCTTTTGTATTTTCCTCTCAAATATGTCGAATTTGTTGAGAAACAACATGAATGAGGTTTTCTGGAAATCAGAATCGCATCAGGTAGGGCTCactatgacaaaaaaaaaattagcgtGAGAACAAAAAGATTCTGATAATTTTAAACAAACCTCAAAACATCTTTGCTTTAGGACCCAGTCAAAGAGTTCTTTGGTCTCCATCATTCTGTTCTTCGTCTCATCCTCAAATAACATCTGATCGTACCTGAAATTAACAGCCAGGGCTCAACTTTGGATCAAAATTGTACACCGCAACTTATAAACCAAAATTTTTGTGGTGCTGTGCATCTTGACAAAATCTAAAGGAACAGCTTCCGAGTAGAATTCGGCAGTTTAAGGTAAGTTCAAGTCAATGAATTGTAAACAATGAAAATGCACTTACTCGCTAACGGCAGCACAAAAGATTACAGCATTAACACCTTCAAAAAGATGAATCCACTTCCTTCTCTCATTTCTTTGGCCTCCTACATCGTACAACCTATAGACCTCTCCACCTCTTTTGCTCTCTCCAAGAGGGCTGTAGGAAATTAAAAACTTACTAATTAGAAGATTAAAGCTATCTGTTACTCGATAATACCAATTTAGTTCGACATCCGGACAGAGTATAACAAAAGAAATATGCAAATACCATGTCAGCAGCTTACCTAAACTGAGTTTCTACCACACCATTCGTCCGTACTCTTGCATGAAGCACGTCCTCCTGCAAAGAACCAGCCCAGATAAGTACAATAGATAAAGTGCAAACCCTTAAGACCTATGATCAAATAACCATGTACAGAAACCAAAATAATATGATGGAACATTcacataaaagaaaattaaaacaaaagatAAGTTTTTCTATACACCTTGAGGATGACTTGACCAGAACAAGATGATTCCATGGTATCTACTTTAGAGGCTGCTTCACAATGCACCACTATAATGATTCAACAAATAAAAACaatttaacaattttttttgtttaggaGAGGGGAAGGTCATTACAAAAATTGAAACATAGATTGGGTAATGTACCCAACTACCCATGTTTATGTTTTGGAAGTTGTGAAACAACCCACCCCATCAAAATTCAAaaggggtgtgtgtgtgttggggggggggggggggtaagaCTATGCCTTATTCATAGCAGTTTAGTAAAATTTATTCTCACTTCACTGCAATTGTGCATGGGGATTCTATTCAAGATTGTTACATGCAAGGTATATTCCCCCTTCCTGAATACTGAAACTAATAACCTCCTAACTCCTAAGGTCTTCAAAAGAATGGGAATATCTATATATCTTACATTTGACCCCAGCCTCTAATGCAATTCGGCAACCTCAAACACAATCAAAAGGAAATAGTATGCTAATATCAAAAAACCTGTAAATAAGGCTGACAAGATTTAAATTGGGCGTAATTGCATACCTTTGTTGGTACATAATCTACTTCAGCTAATCGGTCCAAATTGCTCATGAAGTACTGTGCACAGTCAGGGACTTGCAGAATACTTCCGCGTGAATAAGTTTCCTACAAATGCTTTTCTCAGTAATCAAGCTTTCTGTTCAACTGTCTATAAAATTTCTTTAAATAAAGTAGCAATGTTTTTCACCTGAATGGCTGGATCTTGCCATAATTTCCTTACATCCTGTACAAGTTCTTTGTTCAGCAATGGGTAATCCAATTTTGCACCAATTTCTGATAGTTTCTCCCCAATCTCCTGAAGTTGGGATAAAGTTACAGTATAAATAAACAAAACATTTTGCTAGTTCAATAAGGTGGATGATGAGAAGCTTCTATGAGCTAGCAAAGGCATCTCAATGCCTACAAGGTGACATTTGGTAACTGTTTAGCCTCAGAACTACAAACCAAAAACAATGTTTAATACCTCATGGTAGATGAATTTTGTATACCCAACATTTCAAACAACAACTAGTCACGCATACCAATCTTAGCCTTCTTCTCTCAAGCAATCGAATATATCAGCAAGGTTACCAGTTATCAAAAGACATAAATGATTTACTGGAAAAACTAAGGAAAATAGATAAAATGAATGGCTACACATCATTTCTCCCCTTTtccatttggttcaatttaatGTTCAAGGGATACTATTCCATTAGCAAGTGACAATGCAAAGCATAATAATGCATTTGAGATCAGCACAATTCCAGGCTGATTCAACTATTGCAATCATCTCAGACGTACCACATTAGAATCATTACATTTCAGAATAACCAAGTTTTTATATTCCAAAATGGAACTCTAATTACTGAAGAAAACAAGGGCACAAACCTGATTATCTGGGGATAGAACATATTTTGAGGAATCTGGTTCCACTTGGGCTAGCTCTTTAGCTCCGTCATATAGAATCTGTCCACATTTAACTCATTACTGAGGCAAAAGATGTGCAAACACACCCCCATAAAAACAGCATATCAATCTACAGTCATTTTTTTCTACATAATCCCCACTATGCTGTAAGCGAAAAAAATGACACACCCTTTCTAGTATAGCATACTTTAATTGTCTGATATACGTTCGCATGGATGACTGAAGTATAGCTTCTAAGTTCTGCCTCATCGAAACCAgtttggaaaaggagctttatCTGCAAATGAGCAATCAGAATATAAGTGGCCTGCTGATGGCATAGGAATATGGTCCACAAAGGAATGACATGAGCCTTGCCTGTTTAAATATTGTAGACTTTCCCGATTCTCCAGCACCTTACCAAGAAAGACAGACAGGCAAAGAAATTTATTGATGACCAGCATGCAAAGATAGCATTTTCAAGTCTGAATGATACACAAAGGGAATTGGCTAGGGAGAAACTATAGAGATAGCTTTTTCGGCTGATCCAGCAAACTACCAAGACAAAAGTCTACACAACAACAGATACTTCACATGACAAAATACCTCTTCAGTTCAAGTAAGTTGGAATTACCGAGAAGTAAGAGCTTGTGGATGTGTTGCTCTGCCTTTGTCTCTTGCAAAATCCGCCGGTCGATGTCAGCAGactacacacacacaccatgaGTATCAGCAGGAATCAAATGCAGCTGCTTAGTGCTAACCAACTCAAAATCAAAACCTACTAATAGCATTTACTTGGTCTAAACGACAAGTTACCTTTGCATTTTCAGCTGCTTCAGCCTCGTTTAAGGAATGATGTCTGCTACAGGATGAGCCCATGCTTTCAATCACGCAGGTAAGCACAGACATTATTCTAGAGGCACATTCTCATCCCTGAGCCTCCTCTCGAGTAATGCATCTAGGCCTGGATCTTGGCGCCCATAAGCTTCAGCCAGCAGAAGACTTGCTGTGGGGCAGTAATCACAGCACCAGACTTGGCAAATCAGCTATCAGGAAAGAAAATGACCCAAATTAGCAAGAATCGACACAAATCAGAACGGATGAAACAAATGTCAACATGTTGGAATACAAAACAAATCAAATCTCGGTGCCACGCTGCATCCAGCTCTGACCACCGAGTGCGAGCAACAGCAAGATGCGGAGAGCGCGGAGGACCCCGCATGggcggccaccggcgccgccgctgcaggaGCCGCCAGttgcggcgcgggcgagcaaACGGCAGCCTGGAGCCTGGAGAGGTGGGGAAACGGAGCttcgatggatggatggatggattcccacgccgcctcacctcgccaccCTCgatccgccaccaccgccgtgcCTACTGCCGCCGCCAGACACTCTAAGCACGCCGGCTACGGAGCCCTCCCCCGACGACCCCGAACCGGAAACCCTAACCCAGCCACCACCATGCCTAAATCCGAGAGAGGaatgaggagcaggagcaggaggaggaggacccacctcgtcgccggccgtctaCCACCACCCACCAGAGTTGGACGAGCACGAATCGTGAGAAGAGTGAGCTGTTGAGAGCTCGGACGGAGAAGTCTGGCTGCGGAGATGAATTCTGGCCGGTAGGGCCGCAGTGGAGGAGATTTGCGCCTGTAAGGATCGACGAGAGGGTGCGCCTGCGCCTAGCGGAGACGTAAATGGCCGCGCGTTTTAAATTTACGTTTTCCTAGTGATCAATGAAGACACCACTCCAGTCCCATCCCTATCCTGCGGCAGGGGGCGCTCCGCCTCTGCTGTCGGGTACGAGGCTTAGCTAAATTCTCtacaatttcaaaaaaaaaaaaatcgatgtCATTAATTGTACGTGCTCCATCGAGAAAAAAGCAAAGCAAATCAAACATTCGAATGGCAGAGCATGCAGCAAACAAAATACTCTGCAGTAGTAGAGCAATCCCTCCAAGCCAGATCACCCCTAATCTAACCGGCACATAAAAGAATCGACTCATTGAGTCCAGACGGCCAGTGACATACTGAAGAGGGGTGGATGGGGTTTGGGAAGCACGGGGACGCCTACGGTTGAGGGAATACAACTATGGTTATAGTTGGGTGTACCTGAATATGAATGATTGAGCTCAATTCGGATGGCGGGCGTGGAAGTGGTGGAGAGACTGCATAGAACGGATGGTTGTGACGGTGGTGGCAGTGTGCTTCACGAATAAGGCCGTTTGGTGGAGATTGGAGAGTGCTGAAAGGCAGTCGCAGTAGAAAGTGATGGGAGGCAAACTCTTCCTCGATGCTACTACTTCAGCAACATAAATAATTTctcttattattattattattattaatattattattattaataataataataataataataatttctTTGACGGCTCCCCATTGGTAAGCTATCACTCCCGCTCAGTGCTAGTGCTGTGTTGGAGATTAGAAACAATCAAATAATAaatgccttttttatttttggatgATAAGATGTCTTGGTAAACACGTAGTAGAGCAATTGTTTTCACCGAACAAACTAGCAAGAAACACTTCCATCTTTTCTGCATCACAATATTATTAGCGAGATAAAGTAAGGTCCAAGAGATACCTGAGGCAAGGGTGTCAGCTTGAACTCGTCTGTGCCAACAGTTACAGCCTTCATCAGTTCAACCTTTTTCTCCCTTTTATCCGTAAAGAGTTGCTGCAAAATTGTTGCATTGACAAGAGCCACTCTTTCAACTTCATTTGTTCACATGGAAAAACTAAATAATACAAAAGGACAATAATTTTTGCTTGCGATCCAGGGATGCAAACTGCAACGCTGCTGGATCTATCCTGAGGAATCCGTTCAGTTAAGGTCCCTCGGTGACTCAAAAAATTGAACAAGATTGTTATTGAAGACGGTTTTAGCCTAGTTTTCCATATTAACTGTGCGATATATGATTATTTTTGCctcattttctaaaaataaggTCGTCGATCCGTGATCTGCCACATCCTACCAATACAATTTAGGTGGGGATGCTCTCCCCCTTGGCGATCATCGAAAAAACGATGGTATCAAGTGAACCTCAAACCCCCTTTGACGACGTGCATTGCCGGTCCTCTTCAAGAAGGCGCTACAAGGGTTGAACGAGCTTGTGAGGAGTCTAAATGCAATTTTTGTGCGGTGAGTTTAAATGTAACTGgctttttttttcccgtttACTATGCCTGTTTAGGGAGCTCGTGTGAAAAGCGCCATCACTTGGAAAGAGTTTTCCCGAATCTAGACAGTACAAGTGAGTTGCTTTTGCGCCTAGCTTCTCTTGGCAAAAAATTAAGCGCCTTTCTTTGCGTTCAAATGTGATCATTTTAGTCCAAACTTTAAAACCCTGATCGCAACCATTTCCTTCATGGGCCGTTCCGGTCCAGGCCACCAGGTTTGTTTCCCGTACTTCTTAGTGGGCCTTGGCCTAACTAACAGTGCTATGAGTGATCACCGGCCCATACAGCCCACATATAcaacctgccgccgccggcgtaaGCCTGATGATTTCGCTCAACAATTAGCAGCAAcctccatatttttttttcccaccCGGCTCCAGTTTCCCTCGCACAAACCCCCCCAATCTCTCCCCTCACCCCGA
This sequence is a window from Setaria italica strain Yugu1 chromosome III, Setaria_italica_v2.0, whole genome shotgun sequence. Protein-coding genes within it:
- the LOC101774172 gene encoding guanine nucleotide-binding protein alpha-1 subunit isoform X1, which gives rise to MSVLTCVIESMGSSCSRHHSLNEAEAAENAKSADIDRRILQETKAEQHIHKLLLLGAGESGKSTIFKQIKLLFQTGFDEAELRSYTSVIHANVYQTIKILYDGAKELAQVEPDSSKYVLSPDNQEIGEKLSEIGAKLDYPLLNKELVQDVRKLWQDPAIQETYSRGSILQVPDCAQYFMSNLDRLAEVDYVPTKEDVLHARVRTNGVVETQFSPLGESKRGGEVYRLYDVGGQRNERRKWIHLFEGVNAVIFCAAVSEYDQMLFEDETKNRMMETKELFDWVLKQRCFEKTSFMLFLNKFDIFERKIQKVPLSVCEWFKDYQPTAPGKQEVEHAYEFVKKKFEELYFQSSKPDRVDRVFKIYRTTALDQKLVKKTFKLIDESMRRSREGT
- the LOC101774172 gene encoding guanine nucleotide-binding protein alpha-1 subunit isoform X2, with the translated sequence MRQNLEAILQSSMRTYIRQLKYAILERILYDGAKELAQVEPDSSKYVLSPDNQEIGEKLSEIGAKLDYPLLNKELVQDVRKLWQDPAIQETYSRGSILQVPDCAQYFMSNLDRLAEVDYVPTKEDVLHARVRTNGVVETQFSPLGESKRGGEVYRLYDVGGQRNERRKWIHLFEGVNAVIFCAAVSEYDQMLFEDETKNRMMETKELFDWVLKQRCFEKTSFMLFLNKFDIFERKIQKVPLSVCEWFKDYQPTAPGKQEVEHAYEFVKKKFEELYFQSSKPDRVDRVFKIYRTTALDQKLVKKTFKLIDESMRRSREGT